Genomic window (Pseudomonas xantholysinigenes):
CATAGGCCATGCTCATGGCATCGAGCATGCTCCACAGGATATCCAGCTTGAATTGCAGGATCTCCAGCATGCGTTGCTGGCCTTCGCGGGTGGTGTAGTGCTGCAAGGTAATCGCCAGGCCGTGTTCCACATCGCGCCGGGCCTGGCCCAGGCGGGTGCGGAAGTATTCGTAGCCGGTCGGGTCGATCCACGGGTAGTGCTGTGGCCAGCTGTCCAGGCGCGACTGGTGGATCTGCGGGGCGAACAGCTCGGTCAGCGAGCTGCTGGCCGCTTCCTGCCAGCTGGCGCGGCGGGCGAAGTTGACGTAGGCGTCGACGGCGAAGCGCACGCCGGGCAGCACCAGTTCCTGGCTGCGCAGTTGCTCGGGGTCCAGGCCCACGGCCTGGCCCAGGCGCAGCCAGGCTTCGATACCGCCGTCCTCGCCGGGGGCGCCGTCGTGGTCGAGCAGGCGCTGGATCCACTCGCGGCGTACTTCGCGGTCCGGGCAGTTGGCCAGGA
Coding sequences:
- the pqqC gene encoding pyrroloquinoline-quinone synthase PqqC; protein product: MNDTAPMSPAEFEQALRAKGAYYHIHHPYHVAMYQGRATREQIQGWVANRFYYQVNIPMKDAAILANCPDREVRREWIQRLLDHDGAPGEDGGIEAWLRLGQAVGLDPEQLRSQELVLPGVRFAVDAYVNFARRASWQEAASSSLTELFAPQIHQSRLDSWPQHYPWIDPTGYEYFRTRLGQARRDVEHGLAITLQHYTTREGQQRMLEILQFKLDILWSMLDAMSMAYELNRPPYHSVTRERVWHKGITL